A genomic region of Planococcus kocurii contains the following coding sequences:
- a CDS encoding Bax inhibitor-1/YccA family membrane protein has translation MRSGNPSLKTDTFENFKGTATGQKMTIQGTVNKTFILLLLLLVTFVYSWNQFVNSPDSVLPLILIGAIGGLIAGLITIFVPKASPFTAPIYALLEGLFLGAISAQYEVQYGGIVFQAVLITIGVLLSLLLVYKSGLIKVTQNFRLGVAAATGAIFLVYVISFIGSFFGFEIPFLHESSPIGIGISVVIVIVAALNLVLDFDFIESAANKQVPKYFEWYGAFGLLVTLVWLYLEILRLLSKIRSR, from the coding sequence TTGAGAAGTGGAAATCCAAGTTTAAAGACCGACACGTTCGAAAATTTTAAAGGTACTGCCACTGGTCAGAAAATGACGATCCAAGGTACTGTCAACAAAACATTTATCTTACTCTTGCTATTGCTGGTGACGTTCGTCTATTCTTGGAATCAGTTTGTTAACAGTCCAGATAGCGTACTGCCTTTGATTCTCATAGGTGCGATTGGTGGACTTATTGCAGGGTTAATCACGATCTTCGTGCCCAAAGCCTCTCCTTTCACAGCGCCTATTTACGCGCTATTGGAAGGCTTATTCCTCGGTGCAATCTCTGCACAGTACGAAGTTCAGTATGGCGGGATTGTCTTTCAAGCCGTTTTGATTACGATAGGCGTATTACTAAGTCTATTGCTTGTTTACAAGTCTGGTCTCATCAAAGTGACACAGAACTTTAGACTCGGCGTTGCAGCAGCTACTGGTGCCATCTTCTTGGTTTATGTGATTTCATTTATTGGCAGCTTTTTCGGCTTTGAAATTCCGTTCCTGCATGAATCTTCGCCTATAGGCATTGGCATTAGTGTGGTTATCGTTATCGTTGCTGCACTGAACTTAGTATTGGATTTTGACTTTATCGAAAGTGCAGCCAACAAACAAGTACCGAAATACTTTGAATGGTATGGAGCTTTTGGTTTGCTCGTCACATTGGTTTGGCTGTATCTCGAAATTCTTCGATTGTTGTCGAAAATTCGCAGCAGGTAA